ACCAGTTCGACTATGCGCGCCTGACGCGCCACCCGCGTGGTCAACGTCGCTGCACCAGCCAAGTCAACAACGCCTTCTGAGCGTGCATCCTGTTCTCGGCCTCGTCGAACACCGCGCTGGACGGCCCGTCCAGCACCTCGTCGGTGATCTCCCATCCGCGGTGGGCGGGCAGGCAGTGCAGAACGCTGGTCTCCTCCTTGCCCGTGGCCGCGAGCAGCTCGGCGTTGAGCTGGAAGGGGCGGAAGGGACTCACCCTGTCCTTGCCGTCGTTCTCCTGCCCCATCGAGGTCCACGAGTCGGTCGCCACGACGTCCGCTCCGGCCACGGCCTCGGTGGGGGAGTCGAAGACCTCCACGGAACCGCCGGTCTCGGCCGCGCGCTTCCTAGCCGCGTCGAGCACCCACTGCTCCGGTGCGAAACCGTGCGGGGCTGCCGTGCGAACGTTCATGCCCGCGGTGGCCCCGCCCACGAGCAGGGAATGCGCCATGTTGTTGGCACCGTCGCCCAGGTAGGTCAACGTCAACCCTGGCAGCGGACCGTGGCGTTCCCGGACGGTCTGCAGATCGGCGAGGACCTGGCAGGGGTGGAACTCGTTGGTCAGCGCGTTGACCACGGGCACGTCCGAAGCCGAGCTCATCGCGTCGATCCGTGCCTGCGCGAAGGTCCGCCAGACCACCACGTCGACGTAGCGGGCGAGCACGCGAGCGGTGTCCTCGATCGTCTCCTCCCGCCCGAGCTGCATGGTCCGGGCGTCGACCACCACGGGGTGTCCTCCGAGCTGCGCTATTCCCGTCTCGAAGGAGAGCCGCGTCCTGGTGGACGTCTTCTCGAAGATGACGGCGACCGACTTCGGACCGGCCAGCGGGGAGGGGCTCCCCCGCCCGTTCTTGAAGTCGTCCGCCAGCTCGAGGATCTCGAGCTG
The sequence above is a segment of the Actinopolyspora saharensis genome. Coding sequences within it:
- the argF gene encoding ornithine carbamoyltransferase — encoded protein: MTLRHFLRDDDLSPAEQLEILELADDFKNGRGSPSPLAGPKSVAVIFEKTSTRTRLSFETGIAQLGGHPVVVDARTMQLGREETIEDTARVLARYVDVVVWRTFAQARIDAMSSASDVPVVNALTNEFHPCQVLADLQTVRERHGPLPGLTLTYLGDGANNMAHSLLVGGATAGMNVRTAAPHGFAPEQWVLDAARKRAAETGGSVEVFDSPTEAVAGADVVATDSWTSMGQENDGKDRVSPFRPFQLNAELLAATGKEETSVLHCLPAHRGWEITDEVLDGPSSAVFDEAENRMHAQKALLTWLVQRR